The Flavobacterium praedii genome window below encodes:
- the xylA gene encoding xylose isomerase, with protein sequence MNTTTTQSYFKNIDTIKFEGRESTNPLAFKWYDENRIVAGKTLKEHLRFSMAYWHTLCNKGGDPFGAGTETFAWDKSENVIQRAKDKMDAAFEFMSKLGIPYYCFHDIDMVDDAPTLEEFETRVKALVAYAKIKQEETGIKLLWGTSNLFSNPRYMNGASTNPNFDVVAYAAAQAKIAIDATIALGGENYVFWGGREGYMSLLNTDMKRELEHMARFLTICRDYARKQGFKGTFLIEPKPMEPMKHQYDFDAATTLGFLHKHGLQDDFKLNLEVNHATLAGHSFEHELQVAVDAGMLGSIDANRGDYQNGWDTDQFPVNVFEITQSMLVILEGGGIKGGGINFDAKVRRNSIDIEDKFIAHIAGMDVFARGLICADEILKNTNYKELRQKRYGSFDGENGAKYEKGELSLEDLSVIARAKGEPQPISGKQELFEQIISNAF encoded by the coding sequence ATGAATACAACAACAACACAATCGTATTTTAAAAACATTGATACCATAAAATTTGAAGGTAGAGAAAGTACTAATCCTTTAGCTTTTAAATGGTATGATGAGAATCGCATAGTAGCTGGTAAAACGTTAAAAGAGCATTTGCGTTTTTCTATGGCGTACTGGCATACCTTATGTAACAAGGGAGGAGATCCTTTTGGAGCAGGAACCGAAACATTTGCTTGGGATAAAAGCGAGAATGTTATTCAAAGAGCCAAAGACAAAATGGATGCTGCTTTTGAATTCATGAGCAAATTGGGAATTCCTTATTACTGCTTTCATGATATTGATATGGTAGATGATGCGCCTACTTTGGAAGAATTTGAAACTCGTGTAAAAGCTTTGGTAGCTTACGCTAAAATCAAACAAGAAGAAACAGGAATTAAATTATTGTGGGGAACTTCAAATTTATTTAGCAATCCGCGCTATATGAATGGAGCGTCTACCAATCCAAATTTTGATGTAGTGGCGTATGCAGCGGCTCAAGCCAAAATTGCTATTGATGCAACAATTGCTTTGGGAGGCGAAAATTATGTGTTCTGGGGTGGAAGAGAAGGATATATGAGCCTTTTGAACACCGATATGAAAAGAGAGTTGGAACACATGGCCCGTTTCTTGACCATTTGCAGAGACTATGCCCGAAAACAAGGTTTCAAAGGAACTTTTCTTATTGAGCCAAAACCAATGGAACCGATGAAACATCAATATGATTTTGATGCGGCTACCACTTTAGGATTTCTTCACAAACACGGACTTCAAGACGATTTCAAGCTGAATTTGGAAGTGAATCATGCCACTCTTGCTGGACATTCTTTTGAACATGAATTACAAGTGGCAGTTGATGCTGGAATGTTAGGAAGTATTGATGCGAATCGTGGTGACTACCAAAACGGATGGGATACCGATCAATTTCCCGTAAATGTTTTTGAAATTACGCAATCCATGTTGGTAATCTTAGAAGGTGGAGGAATTAAAGGAGGCGGCATCAACTTTGACGCAAAAGTGAGAAGAAACTCAATCGATATCGAAGATAAATTCATTGCTCATATTGCAGGAATGGATGTTTTTGCCAGAGGACTTATCTGTGCAGATGAAATTTTAAAAAATACCAATTATAAAGAATTACGCCAAAAGCGTTACGGATCATTTGACGGGGAAAACGGAGCTAAGTATGAAAAAGGAGAACTATCTCTTGAAGATCTTAGTGTTATTGCTCGTGCAAAGGGAGAACCTCAGCCAATAAGTGGAAAACAAGAATTATTTGAACAAATTATTTCCAATGCTTTTTAG
- a CDS encoding RagB/SusD family nutrient uptake outer membrane protein: MKNTYLYIFCLGLLSLGSCSLETEPITQQTDTNFYKTTADANSALVGCYDGLQVATGASGGVGIPVLSEVMSDDCFGGTGASDGYNYALIDEFDISRSPSDVDLLNNNWISYYKAIYRCNVFLTKMDQIDWKGDTALRNTYESETKFIRAYLYFEMVRVWGNIPLLTTPSSENIPQSDPEAVYKVIAEDLVFASNNLPAVGYSATVSGHATKWAAKSLLGRVFLFYTGYYGKTDLAGVVTKAQALGHLEDVITSSGHGLVDDFSTLWPASSGVKYAGENNKETVFSIKYTYTSDYNGNTDGNAWMVMFGMREFSSFPYGHGWGITVNSKLWNTYNANDTRRGATVIGVNEENIVFDKINNQREYTGYYNKKYSPMINEAGVELPIAMGSAFWDISQFQDYTVMRFADVLLMAAELGSGNAQAYFDQVRQRAYKASFVSQAVSQDNIMKERHLEFALEGIRYYDLLRQGIGTASSTIAETTSLLSGGVATAKTISAAKIQQTKGLQQIPNTQITLSGGVLKQNAGW; encoded by the coding sequence ATGAAAAATACCTATTTATATATTTTCTGTTTGGGTTTATTGTCATTGGGCTCTTGTAGTTTAGAAACAGAACCGATAACGCAACAAACAGATACAAATTTTTACAAAACTACAGCTGATGCTAATTCTGCATTAGTAGGTTGTTATGATGGATTACAAGTTGCAACAGGAGCTAGTGGTGGTGTCGGTATTCCAGTTCTGAGCGAAGTGATGTCTGATGATTGTTTTGGAGGAACAGGTGCTTCGGATGGATACAATTATGCACTGATAGACGAATTTGACATTAGCCGTTCTCCTTCGGATGTAGATTTGCTTAATAATAACTGGATTTCATATTACAAAGCAATTTATCGTTGTAATGTTTTCTTGACGAAAATGGATCAAATCGATTGGAAAGGCGATACAGCTTTAAGAAATACGTATGAGTCTGAAACTAAATTTATCAGAGCTTATCTTTATTTTGAAATGGTACGTGTATGGGGTAATATCCCGTTATTAACGACTCCTTCATCTGAAAATATTCCGCAATCTGATCCAGAGGCGGTTTATAAAGTTATCGCTGAAGATTTAGTGTTTGCTTCAAACAATTTGCCAGCGGTAGGGTATAGCGCTACTGTTAGTGGGCATGCTACTAAGTGGGCTGCAAAATCTTTATTAGGGCGCGTATTTTTATTTTATACAGGATATTATGGAAAAACGGACTTAGCAGGTGTTGTAACCAAAGCACAAGCTTTAGGACATCTAGAGGACGTTATTACATCCAGCGGTCATGGTTTAGTTGATGATTTTTCTACATTATGGCCAGCATCTTCGGGTGTTAAGTATGCAGGAGAAAATAACAAAGAAACAGTATTTTCTATAAAATATACATACACTAGTGATTATAACGGAAATACTGATGGTAATGCCTGGATGGTAATGTTTGGAATGAGAGAGTTTTCTTCTTTCCCTTATGGTCATGGATGGGGAATTACTGTGAACTCAAAATTATGGAATACTTATAATGCCAATGATACAAGACGAGGTGCAACAGTTATTGGGGTGAATGAAGAAAATATTGTTTTTGATAAAATTAATAATCAAAGAGAATATACTGGGTATTATAACAAAAAATATTCTCCAATGATTAATGAAGCTGGAGTAGAACTTCCTATTGCTATGGGTAGTGCATTTTGGGATATCAGTCAATTCCAAGATTATACTGTAATGAGATTTGCTGATGTTTTGTTAATGGCTGCTGAATTAGGAAGCGGGAATGCTCAGGCCTATTTTGACCAAGTGAGACAAAGAGCCTATAAAGCTAGTTTTGTATCTCAAGCGGTAAGTCAAGATAATATCATGAAAGAAAGACATTTAGAATTTGCACTTGAAGGAATTAGATATTATGATTTATTGCGTCAAGGTATCGGAACAGCTTCTTCAACTATTGCAGAAACTACAAGCTTGCTAAGTGGTGGAGTTGCTACTGCCAAAACAATTTCAGCAGCTAAAATACAACAGACAAAAGGGCTACAACAAATCCCGAATACTCAAATCACATTGTCTGGAGGAGTTTTGAAACAAAATGCAGGTTGGTAA
- a CDS encoding NUDIX hydrolase has protein sequence MGEKIIDRDLIQIQEQSAMNAITIDCVIFGFDNGILEVLLVQHAEGISKGKWGLPGGWIKKKESTDDAAHRLLAELTGMDNIYLEQLKAFGEPDRFPLRRVITIGYYALVKREDYNIKAGFTASDAKWYKINEIPNLIYDHNEILAYSIKNLRNRVRQAPLGFNLLPEKFTLLQLMQLYEEILGIEMDKSNFRRKILHMKLLVPLDEKQQDVSHRAAQLYKFDPEIYEKLTQKGFNFEF, from the coding sequence ATGGGGGAAAAAATTATCGATAGGGATTTAATACAAATTCAGGAGCAATCTGCCATGAATGCCATTACTATTGACTGCGTTATTTTTGGTTTTGACAACGGAATACTCGAAGTACTTTTGGTACAACACGCCGAAGGTATTAGTAAAGGAAAATGGGGATTACCAGGGGGTTGGATCAAAAAGAAAGAGAGTACAGATGATGCAGCACACCGTTTGTTAGCAGAGCTTACCGGAATGGATAATATTTACCTCGAACAACTCAAAGCCTTTGGAGAACCCGATCGTTTCCCGTTGAGAAGGGTAATTACCATTGGCTATTATGCCTTAGTAAAAAGAGAGGACTATAATATTAAAGCGGGTTTTACAGCATCTGATGCCAAATGGTATAAGATTAATGAAATTCCAAATTTAATCTATGATCATAACGAAATTCTAGCTTATAGCATAAAAAACCTTCGCAATAGGGTACGTCAAGCACCACTCGGTTTTAATTTGTTGCCCGAAAAATTTACTTTATTACAACTCATGCAACTTTACGAGGAAATCTTAGGAATAGAGATGGACAAATCCAATTTCCGAAGAAAGATTTTACACATGAAACTTTTAGTGCCACTAGATGAAAAGCAACAAGATGTTTCCCATCGTGCAGCGCAGTTGTACAAATTTGATCCAGAAATTTACGAGAAGTTAACACAAAAAGGGTTTAATTTTGAGTTCTAA
- a CDS encoding xylulokinase produces the protein MYFLGIDLGSSSIKLSVFDADKGITVASVTVPEFEMDIVAPKFGWAEQDPNKWWEYVKNGIQVLGSKQHVDLKKIVGIGIAYQMHGLVLTDENINPVRSSIIWCDSRAASIGNEVYDRMGHKSCQQQILGSPGNFTASKLKWVQANEPEIFQKAVYMMLPGDFIAARLSGKAQISTSGLSEAALWNFSKGALATEVLQAMGLPVDKIPEVVPNFGYQATVHPDVAAELGLSSDVKITYRGGDQPNNAMSLNVLKPGEIATTAGTSAVVYAVSNQDVYDKENRINTFLHVNNTEAQKNNGVMLCINGSGILYQWLRKIMSTDRSGLIAYEALNTEAAKVAVGSNGLRFYPFGNGVERIFNNKKVDAGIQNLNFNIHQSGHLIRSACEGIVFAMNYGFDVMKSVGASGEIVRAGNANLFLSPVFREIFTNTTQTTLELYNTSGSEGAARGAAYGFGYYASLDQAFEGLKCIERIEPNPVLTSQYQEIYQEWKNHIKLES, from the coding sequence ATGTATTTTTTAGGAATCGATTTAGGGAGTTCATCTATAAAATTATCCGTATTTGATGCAGATAAAGGAATTACAGTTGCCTCGGTAACAGTTCCTGAGTTTGAGATGGATATTGTGGCTCCTAAATTTGGCTGGGCAGAACAAGACCCCAATAAATGGTGGGAATATGTAAAAAATGGAATTCAAGTACTTGGTTCCAAACAACATGTTGATTTAAAAAAGATTGTAGGAATAGGAATTGCGTATCAAATGCATGGCTTGGTATTGACCGATGAAAACATAAATCCAGTTCGTTCTTCTATCATTTGGTGTGACAGTAGAGCCGCGAGTATTGGCAATGAAGTTTATGATCGAATGGGACACAAATCCTGTCAACAACAAATCCTGGGAAGCCCTGGAAATTTTACGGCTTCTAAATTAAAATGGGTTCAGGCAAATGAACCAGAGATTTTTCAAAAAGCGGTTTACATGATGCTTCCGGGCGATTTTATAGCTGCAAGACTATCCGGGAAAGCACAAATAAGTACTTCGGGCTTATCGGAAGCCGCTTTATGGAATTTCTCAAAAGGAGCATTGGCAACCGAAGTATTGCAAGCTATGGGGTTACCTGTTGATAAAATCCCAGAAGTTGTTCCCAATTTTGGATATCAAGCAACGGTACATCCAGATGTGGCTGCTGAATTAGGATTAAGTTCTGATGTTAAAATTACCTATAGAGGCGGTGATCAGCCCAATAATGCCATGTCATTGAATGTTTTAAAACCTGGAGAGATTGCAACAACAGCAGGAACATCAGCTGTGGTTTATGCCGTAAGCAACCAAGATGTTTATGACAAAGAAAACCGAATCAATACCTTTTTGCATGTTAATAATACCGAAGCTCAAAAAAACAATGGCGTAATGCTTTGCATCAATGGTTCTGGAATTTTGTACCAATGGCTGCGTAAAATTATGTCGACTGACCGAAGTGGTTTAATCGCCTATGAAGCACTCAATACAGAAGCTGCCAAAGTAGCGGTAGGAAGTAATGGCTTGCGTTTTTATCCTTTTGGAAATGGGGTAGAACGCATTTTTAATAATAAAAAGGTTGATGCCGGAATTCAAAATTTAAACTTTAATATTCATCAATCCGGACATTTGATTCGCTCTGCGTGCGAAGGAATTGTTTTTGCGATGAATTATGGTTTTGATGTTATGAAATCGGTAGGAGCATCTGGCGAAATTGTTCGTGCTGGAAATGCTAATCTTTTTTTGAGTCCTGTTTTTAGAGAAATCTTTACCAATACTACACAAACTACATTAGAATTATACAATACTTCTGGATCTGAAGGGGCTGCACGTGGAGCCGCTTATGGATTTGGCTATTATGCTTCTTTGGATCAGGCATTTGAAGGGTTGAAATGTATAGAAAGAATAGAGCCAAATCCTGTTTTGACTTCACAATATCAGGAAATATACCAAGAATGGAAAAATCATATTAAACTAGAATCATAA
- a CDS encoding SusC/RagA family TonB-linked outer membrane protein: MKRKYCTSTMLPFCMSLLFSVFMLQSGFAQQKTLSVTGKVTSKSDGLSIPGANITIEGGGASTSTDFDGSFKINVKSDDVLKITVVGYRTQKISVNNQTIINVALQTETSDLKEVVVIGYGTQKKKLVTNAVTQVSGDNLAKTNTTSALQGLQGQAAGLQITSTSGQPGEGLNVVIRGVGSTGGSTPLYVVDGILTGDISYLSNSDIESISVLKDAASAAIYGSQASNGVILVTTKKGKRGSAAKITFDQYYGIQSVARKVDLLDATEYATMLNEAAVNSGKNPYFTNAQIAALGKGTNWMDKMLVDNTATKNFAFGASGGSDNSVYSTSLSYLGQEGVIGGSALSNYNRYNFRFNSEHKLYKDVVTLGENLSFAYIDKNGIGVGNQYNNSLRSSFQTTPLLPMYDANGNYYDTTNNTEPWLTGVANPYATMVYNNQNESNNQKLLGNVYLQIEPIKNLTFKTTLGLDYYAGEGHSYSPEYQLSIYAFSKFDKVTQSMNKGKTLTWDNLAAYKFKVADEHHFETMLGTSSINYDGTSMSMTNADAVYSDLDHAWLDNTTNKDGAKISFNGKKEETKRMSYYGRLNYDYKETYLFNATFRADGSSVFSKENAWGYFPSASAGWVMSNEEFLKDSKAINFLKLRASWGQVGNQNARAFQYLSPIKTNTTNYNFGDTEGVLIPGAYPNRLSNPDLKWETSEQIDLGFDAKFLDNALSVTFDAYQKTNKDWIILAPVLATAGADAPYINGGDVVNKGLELSLQYQNKIGEFNYSVSANGAYNENKVGQIPTSDGIIHGLSNELYDNSGEFYRAENGKPLGYFWGYKTGGVFQNQAQIDNYKSANGVVLQPSAAPGDLIKVNSNGDDKIDASDKTEIGKPNPDFTFGFTLSASYKAFDFTAMANGVAGNQIVQSYRNQSSAYGNYTSEILTRWHGEGSSNSMPRVTEDNRNFTDFTDLYVHDGDFLRISTVTIGFDFAKMYKSKPFFASQFRLYFSALNLYTFTKYNGMDPEIGFGSSNDDQKFSSGVDVGYYPRPRTFMLGLNVKL, encoded by the coding sequence ATGAAAAGAAAATATTGTACATCGACAATGCTTCCCTTTTGTATGTCGCTACTGTTCAGTGTGTTTATGCTGCAATCAGGTTTTGCACAACAGAAAACGCTTTCTGTTACCGGAAAGGTAACCTCTAAAAGTGATGGCTTGAGTATTCCAGGCGCAAACATTACTATAGAGGGAGGAGGCGCGAGTACATCAACGGATTTTGATGGAAGTTTTAAAATTAATGTCAAGTCAGATGATGTATTGAAAATTACTGTGGTAGGGTATAGAACCCAAAAAATTTCGGTAAACAATCAAACCATTATTAATGTTGCTTTGCAAACCGAGACTTCAGACCTTAAAGAGGTTGTGGTTATTGGGTATGGAACGCAGAAGAAAAAACTGGTAACAAATGCTGTTACTCAGGTTAGTGGAGATAATCTTGCTAAGACCAATACAACAAGCGCACTTCAGGGGCTTCAGGGTCAAGCAGCGGGACTTCAAATTACTTCTACTTCAGGGCAGCCAGGAGAAGGGTTAAATGTGGTTATTAGAGGAGTGGGTTCTACTGGAGGAAGTACTCCCCTTTATGTTGTAGATGGTATACTTACAGGTGATATCTCCTATTTGAGTAATTCAGATATTGAATCTATTTCTGTTTTAAAAGATGCTGCTTCTGCGGCTATTTATGGTTCTCAAGCTTCAAATGGAGTTATTTTGGTTACAACTAAAAAAGGAAAACGCGGTTCGGCCGCAAAAATCACTTTTGATCAATATTACGGTATTCAATCTGTGGCTAGAAAAGTTGATTTATTGGATGCAACAGAATATGCTACAATGTTAAACGAAGCTGCGGTAAATTCAGGTAAGAACCCTTATTTTACTAATGCTCAAATTGCCGCATTAGGAAAAGGAACAAACTGGATGGATAAAATGTTGGTTGATAATACAGCTACCAAAAATTTCGCATTCGGTGCTTCAGGTGGTTCAGATAATTCAGTTTATTCTACTTCATTGTCTTATTTAGGGCAAGAAGGAGTAATTGGGGGGTCTGCTTTATCAAACTATAACCGTTATAATTTTAGATTTAATTCTGAACATAAATTATACAAGGATGTTGTTACTTTAGGTGAAAATTTAAGTTTTGCTTATATTGATAAAAACGGTATTGGTGTTGGTAATCAATATAATAATTCTTTGCGAAGTTCTTTTCAAACTACTCCATTATTACCAATGTATGATGCAAACGGTAATTATTATGATACTACAAATAATACTGAGCCTTGGCTAACTGGAGTTGCAAATCCTTATGCAACAATGGTTTATAATAATCAAAATGAGAGTAATAACCAAAAATTATTAGGGAATGTTTATTTGCAGATTGAACCAATAAAAAATTTGACCTTTAAAACTACTTTAGGTCTTGATTATTATGCAGGTGAAGGTCATTCTTATTCTCCTGAATATCAATTATCAATTTATGCATTTAGTAAATTTGATAAAGTTACCCAAAGCATGAATAAGGGTAAAACGCTTACTTGGGATAATTTAGCAGCTTATAAATTTAAAGTTGCTGATGAACATCACTTTGAAACAATGTTAGGTACATCTTCTATTAATTATGATGGAACCTCTATGAGTATGACCAATGCAGATGCTGTTTATAGTGATTTAGATCATGCTTGGTTAGATAATACTACCAATAAAGATGGGGCTAAAATATCATTTAATGGTAAAAAAGAGGAAACGAAAAGAATGTCTTATTATGGAAGATTAAATTATGACTATAAAGAAACCTACTTGTTCAATGCAACTTTTAGAGCAGATGGATCTTCTGTTTTTTCAAAAGAAAATGCATGGGGTTATTTTCCATCAGCATCTGCGGGATGGGTTATGTCTAATGAAGAATTCCTGAAAGATTCAAAAGCAATAAACTTTCTTAAATTGAGAGCAAGTTGGGGACAAGTCGGAAATCAAAACGCAAGAGCTTTTCAATATTTATCACCAATAAAAACAAATACTACCAACTATAATTTTGGTGATACTGAGGGTGTACTTATACCTGGAGCTTATCCTAATAGATTATCAAATCCTGACTTGAAATGGGAAACTTCAGAACAAATAGATTTAGGTTTTGATGCTAAATTTTTAGACAATGCCTTAAGTGTTACTTTTGATGCCTATCAAAAAACCAATAAAGATTGGATTATTTTAGCACCAGTATTGGCTACTGCCGGTGCAGATGCACCCTATATTAATGGTGGAGATGTAGTTAATAAAGGTTTGGAATTGTCTTTACAATACCAAAATAAAATTGGAGAATTTAATTATAGTGTTAGTGCAAATGGTGCTTATAATGAAAATAAAGTGGGGCAAATACCTACTTCAGATGGAATTATCCATGGTTTAAGTAATGAACTTTATGATAATTCCGGTGAGTTTTATAGAGCAGAAAATGGAAAACCATTAGGTTATTTTTGGGGATATAAAACTGGAGGAGTTTTTCAAAATCAAGCACAAATTGATAACTATAAATCAGCAAACGGGGTAGTTTTGCAACCAAGTGCAGCTCCTGGAGACCTTATTAAGGTGAATAGTAACGGAGATGATAAAATCGATGCTTCTGATAAAACCGAAATAGGAAAACCAAATCCAGATTTTACTTTTGGTTTCACTTTATCGGCTAGTTATAAAGCTTTTGATTTTACTGCAATGGCAAATGGTGTAGCAGGAAACCAAATCGTACAATCGTATAGAAATCAATCAAGTGCTTACGGCAACTACACATCTGAAATATTGACTCGTTGGCATGGTGAGGGTTCTTCAAACTCAATGCCAAGAGTAACAGAAGACAATAGAAATTTTACAGATTTTACAGATTTATATGTTCATGATGGTGATTTTTTACGAATCAGTACCGTTACAATAGGCTTTGATTTTGCAAAAATGTATAAATCCAAACCCTTTTTTGCTAGCCAATTCAGACTTTACTTTTCAGCATTAAACCTTTACACTTTTACGAAGTATAATGGTATGGATCCTGAAATTGGATTTGGTTCTTCAAATGATGATCAAAAATTTTCATCAGGGGTTGATGTAGGATATTATCCAAGACCTAGAACATTCATGTTGGGATTAAATGTTAAACTTTAA
- a CDS encoding sodium/sugar symporter, with product MSQNLAFADYAVFIIYFIAVSAYGYTIYRKREKNEHDAKAYFLAEGTLTWWAIGASLIASNISAEQFIGMSGEGFFLGIAVAAYEWIAAIALIIVAVWFIPVYLKNKIYTMPQFLKTRYNESTALIMAVFWLFLYVFVNLTSILYLGAVAINGLAGGEYLHAIMIGLALFALLISLGGMKVVAYTDVIQVAVLIIGGLVTSYIALTTVGQYFGFGQDAIAGFKVLMEKAPEHFKMIIPRPTATSSQLEINKYLTFPGMMSYLAGIWIINLNYWGCNQYITQRALGADLQTARTGILFAGMLKLVMPLIVMLPGIAAFVLYENGHLPQLVGGKDGAYSAMLTFLPTGLKGLSVAALTAAIVASLAGKVNSISTIYTLDVHKKYIQKGASDKTQVNIGRYAVFAAMLLAVMFTWNDLLGIGGVGGFTYIQKYTGFISPGVFAMFFLGMFWKRTTGTAAIVGVVSGFLLSVFFNEFAPALLGNETLLYTAWPNGKGGFEIPFHICMGLSFLFTMLIMIGISFAGPKVNPKAFELDTEMFKVKPQTTVLIVITLLIICALYVKFW from the coding sequence ATGAGCCAGAACCTCGCTTTTGCAGATTACGCAGTATTTATTATTTATTTCATAGCCGTATCCGCTTATGGATATACCATTTATCGAAAGCGTGAAAAAAACGAACACGATGCCAAAGCCTATTTTCTTGCCGAGGGAACATTGACATGGTGGGCAATTGGTGCTTCGTTAATCGCTTCAAACATTTCGGCGGAACAATTTATCGGAATGAGTGGTGAAGGATTCTTTTTGGGAATCGCAGTTGCTGCTTATGAGTGGATTGCTGCCATTGCATTGATTATTGTTGCCGTTTGGTTTATTCCTGTTTATTTAAAAAACAAGATTTATACAATGCCTCAATTTTTAAAAACAAGATATAACGAATCAACGGCTTTGATTATGGCTGTTTTTTGGTTGTTTTTGTATGTTTTTGTAAATCTTACTTCCATTTTATATCTAGGAGCTGTTGCCATCAATGGATTGGCAGGCGGTGAATATCTGCATGCTATTATGATTGGTTTGGCTCTTTTTGCTTTGCTGATCTCTTTGGGAGGAATGAAAGTGGTAGCTTATACCGATGTTATTCAAGTTGCTGTTTTAATCATTGGTGGATTGGTGACTTCCTACATTGCCTTGACTACTGTGGGGCAATATTTTGGTTTTGGTCAAGATGCAATCGCTGGTTTCAAAGTATTGATGGAAAAAGCACCAGAACATTTCAAAATGATTATCCCAAGACCGACAGCTACTTCTTCTCAATTGGAAATCAATAAGTATCTTACTTTTCCGGGGATGATGTCTTATTTGGCAGGTATTTGGATTATTAACCTGAACTATTGGGGTTGTAACCAATACATCACCCAAAGAGCGTTGGGAGCTGATTTGCAAACCGCTCGAACTGGAATTTTATTTGCTGGTATGTTAAAATTAGTGATGCCTCTTATTGTGATGTTGCCAGGTATTGCAGCATTTGTTTTGTATGAAAATGGTCATTTGCCACAATTGGTAGGAGGAAAAGATGGTGCCTATTCGGCTATGCTTACTTTCTTGCCAACAGGTTTGAAAGGATTGTCAGTGGCGGCTTTGACTGCGGCTATTGTTGCTTCATTAGCTGGAAAAGTTAATAGTATTTCTACCATTTATACGCTGGACGTACACAAAAAGTACATTCAAAAGGGGGCTTCAGATAAAACTCAGGTAAATATCGGAAGATATGCGGTTTTTGCTGCAATGCTTCTTGCTGTTATGTTTACTTGGAATGACTTGTTAGGAATTGGTGGAGTAGGAGGTTTTACTTATATTCAAAAATATACTGGTTTTATTAGCCCTGGTGTATTTGCGATGTTCTTTCTTGGTATGTTTTGGAAAAGAACAACTGGAACTGCCGCCATTGTAGGTGTAGTTTCTGGGTTTTTATTGTCTGTTTTCTTCAATGAATTTGCACCTGCATTATTAGGAAACGAAACGTTGTTGTATACGGCTTGGCCTAATGGAAAAGGTGGATTCGAAATTCCATTTCACATCTGTATGGGATTGTCATTTTTGTTCACAATGCTTATCATGATCGGTATCAGTTTTGCTGGACCAAAAGTGAATCCAAAAGCTTTCGAATTGGATACTGAAATGTTTAAAGTAAAACCACAAACTACTGTTTTAATTGTAATAACCTTATTGATTATTTGTGCTTTGTACGTGAAGTTCTGGTAA